In Opitutaceae bacterium TAV5, one genomic interval encodes:
- a CDS encoding dihydrodipicolinate synthetase encodes MPTTAPAALAITSPRCSHTVASFTAGSWPVMLTPFDDQKRIDWHAFGHLVEWYIAAGSQGLFAACLSSEIFQLTAAERLELARRATTLAAGRVPVIASGAFGNTPSEIADAANRLADTGVQAVILLSNQFGEETDTDDTWLANIEATLDRVRSDLSLGIYECPIPYKRLLSPRLVGWAAGTERFHFTKDTCCNLPQIKAKLAALAGSPLRFYNANTATLLASLQAGGHGFSGVGANAIPHLYAWLCRHYQAQPDVARELQAFLVESSPAVDTRYPHSVKTWLRLNGFPMTTVSRLAENNMEAADIEKLRAFHVDVARWEERLGISSPFANIVPVCSANP; translated from the coding sequence ATGCCAACCACCGCTCCCGCAGCACTCGCCATCACCTCTCCACGGTGTTCACACACCGTCGCATCTTTCACCGCCGGCTCCTGGCCCGTAATGCTCACGCCTTTCGACGACCAAAAGCGCATCGACTGGCACGCTTTCGGCCATCTCGTGGAGTGGTATATCGCCGCGGGCAGCCAAGGTCTCTTTGCCGCCTGCCTTTCCAGCGAGATTTTCCAGCTCACTGCGGCTGAACGCCTCGAACTCGCCCGTCGCGCCACCACTCTCGCTGCCGGACGCGTACCTGTCATCGCTTCGGGCGCGTTCGGCAATACGCCCTCCGAAATCGCCGATGCCGCCAATCGCCTCGCCGACACCGGCGTCCAGGCCGTCATTTTGCTCAGCAACCAGTTCGGCGAGGAAACCGACACCGATGACACCTGGCTCGCCAATATCGAAGCCACGCTCGACCGGGTACGATCCGATCTTTCTCTTGGCATCTACGAATGCCCCATCCCCTACAAGCGCCTCCTCTCGCCACGCCTCGTTGGCTGGGCAGCAGGGACAGAACGCTTCCACTTCACCAAGGACACCTGCTGCAACCTTCCACAGATCAAGGCCAAGCTCGCCGCTCTCGCCGGTTCGCCACTCCGTTTTTACAACGCCAACACAGCGACTCTTCTCGCCAGCCTCCAGGCTGGCGGGCACGGCTTCAGCGGCGTCGGTGCCAATGCCATCCCGCACCTCTACGCCTGGCTTTGCCGACATTACCAGGCCCAGCCCGATGTCGCTCGCGAACTGCAAGCCTTTCTCGTTGAAAGTAGTCCAGCCGTAGATACTCGCTACCCGCACTCGGTCAAAACCTGGCTCCGCCTCAATGGATTCCCCATGACCACGGTTTCCCGCCTTGCAGAAAACAATATGGAAGCTGCCGACATCGAAAAACTCCGCGCCTTCCACGTCGATGTGGCTCGCTGGGAAGAACGACTCGGCATTTCCTCCCCTTTTGCCAACATTGTTCCCGTCTGCTCCGCCAATCCTTGA
- a CDS encoding AraC family transcriptional regulator, with the protein MRMPKKRGVYRMLMTVRTDWEYGRNMTLGARHYAFTTGQIEVGNGSLQAGESLEAVVRRQAIDGVIAAAQSREEEEQLLALPVPAVNVSNVLGSPRLPLVTQDDRAVGRLAAEHLLACGCTTFAYWEQHDARFSQERVRGFSGELERRMPDVTCIAGGGKSLALEEGPVLIARMRKWLKKLPPQTGVFAVLDPFALHLLQAAREIGKRVPEDIAVLGAGDDEFWTDFENIPLSSVKLPAWQIGMEAAKLLERLMHGGGTRSRQAGEATPESPLQQHLPVTEVAARRSTDVLYAEDEAVTKAVAYIREHAAENIYVENVVRASGISRSGLQRRFAASLGRSLLAEIQRERIARVKTLLRTTEMKMTAVAEACDFPNTPRLHVLFRQHTGQTPGEYRAMFRRR; encoded by the coding sequence ATGAGAATGCCGAAAAAACGGGGAGTCTACCGGATGCTGATGACCGTTCGCACCGACTGGGAATATGGACGCAATATGACGCTCGGGGCGCGCCACTATGCGTTTACGACAGGACAAATCGAGGTGGGCAACGGATCACTGCAGGCCGGTGAGTCGCTGGAGGCGGTGGTGCGCCGTCAGGCGATTGACGGAGTCATCGCGGCAGCACAAAGCCGGGAAGAGGAAGAGCAGTTACTGGCCTTGCCGGTGCCGGCAGTGAACGTTTCGAACGTCCTCGGCTCTCCACGGCTGCCGCTCGTGACGCAGGACGACAGGGCGGTGGGCAGACTGGCAGCGGAGCATTTGCTCGCGTGCGGCTGCACGACCTTTGCGTACTGGGAACAGCATGACGCCCGGTTTTCACAGGAGCGGGTTCGCGGTTTCTCCGGGGAGCTGGAGCGGCGGATGCCGGATGTGACCTGCATTGCAGGCGGAGGAAAATCGCTCGCCTTGGAGGAGGGCCCCGTGCTGATCGCCCGCATGCGAAAGTGGCTGAAAAAACTGCCGCCACAGACCGGCGTGTTCGCGGTGCTCGATCCGTTTGCCTTGCACCTGCTGCAAGCCGCGCGCGAAATCGGGAAGCGCGTGCCGGAAGATATCGCAGTGCTCGGCGCGGGGGATGACGAGTTCTGGACGGATTTCGAAAACATCCCGCTCTCCAGCGTGAAACTGCCGGCATGGCAGATCGGGATGGAGGCGGCGAAGTTGCTGGAGAGGCTGATGCACGGCGGCGGAACGCGGTCGAGACAGGCAGGAGAGGCGACTCCGGAATCACCCCTGCAGCAGCATCTGCCGGTCACGGAAGTGGCGGCACGGCGTTCGACGGATGTGCTCTATGCGGAGGACGAGGCAGTGACAAAGGCGGTGGCGTATATTCGTGAACATGCCGCCGAGAACATTTATGTCGAAAACGTGGTGCGGGCATCGGGCATCTCGCGCAGCGGATTGCAGCGGCGGTTTGCGGCGTCGCTGGGACGCTCGCTCCTGGCGGAGATCCAGCGGGAGCGGATCGCGCGAGTGAAGACCTTGCTGCGGACAACCGAGATGAAAATGACCGCAGTCGCCGAAGCCTGCGATTTTCCGAATACGCCGCGCCTGCACGTGCTGTTCCGCCAGCACACGGGTCAAACGCCGGGAGAATACCGGGCGATGTTCCGGAGGCGGTGA
- a CDS encoding sodium solute transporter family protein, translating into MRLSFTDLLVLALYFISQIAIGLWVGRKNKSTEQYFLGGKSFSGLVIGISFIGSVISSVTFMATPADAFKTAWYRFIPNFAFPVVTLLAAWLLVPFFRRGTLTSAYQYLALRFGGSISAYASVVFITTQVLRTSMIAYLLSLLVGEITGWGFTGSLLLVVGVTAIYTVKGGLNAVIWTDVIQAIVLLVGAFACIAVAIAHTPGGLPGVFSEGIAHHKFSFYDLDTVTGQLVPTKWFGGFGEKTVLMVFLVGLMQYLNLQFDQSTVQRWCSARTAHDARKSMYILGLGCLPIWGLFQFLGVCLYVYFLHTPDPVAEGILGGLHKAERIMPHFIMHYLPAGIVGLVIAGALAAAMSTLSACINVSSMVAVDDIYRKYINPGASDRRRLRLGKLISLAVSLLMIAGALLIHTLDVVTLADFMLAAGTLITIGVPAIFIAGMFTRRVDTAAIWTGVIVALAFMLWVMLGNAGQLPACISVRIPPYYISILGNLIALAVALPLSLLLRPRPRDLTNLTVWNQTSASLE; encoded by the coding sequence ATGAGACTTTCCTTCACCGATCTCCTTGTCCTCGCCCTCTACTTCATCAGCCAGATCGCCATCGGTCTCTGGGTCGGGCGAAAAAACAAATCCACCGAGCAATATTTTCTCGGCGGCAAATCGTTTTCGGGACTCGTCATCGGCATCAGTTTTATCGGCTCGGTCATCAGTTCCGTGACCTTCATGGCCACCCCTGCCGATGCCTTCAAAACGGCCTGGTATCGTTTCATCCCCAACTTTGCCTTCCCCGTCGTCACCCTGCTCGCGGCCTGGCTGCTGGTGCCCTTCTTCCGCAGAGGCACCCTTACCTCGGCCTACCAGTATCTCGCCCTCCGTTTCGGCGGCTCCATCTCTGCCTACGCCTCCGTCGTTTTTATCACCACCCAGGTGCTGCGCACCAGCATGATTGCCTACCTGCTCTCCCTTCTCGTCGGTGAAATCACCGGATGGGGGTTCACCGGTTCCCTGCTCCTCGTCGTCGGTGTAACCGCCATCTATACGGTCAAGGGAGGTCTCAATGCCGTCATCTGGACCGACGTCATCCAGGCCATCGTCCTTCTCGTCGGGGCCTTCGCCTGCATCGCCGTTGCGATCGCCCACACGCCCGGCGGCTTGCCCGGCGTGTTCAGCGAAGGCATCGCCCACCACAAGTTTTCCTTTTACGACCTCGATACCGTTACCGGCCAGCTTGTCCCGACGAAATGGTTCGGAGGTTTCGGCGAAAAGACCGTCCTCATGGTTTTCCTCGTTGGCCTGATGCAATACCTCAACCTCCAGTTCGATCAGTCCACCGTTCAACGCTGGTGCTCCGCCCGCACCGCTCATGACGCCCGCAAGTCCATGTACATTCTCGGTCTTGGCTGTCTGCCCATCTGGGGGCTCTTCCAGTTCCTCGGCGTCTGCCTCTACGTCTATTTTCTCCACACGCCCGACCCGGTCGCAGAAGGTATTCTCGGCGGACTCCACAAGGCCGAACGCATCATGCCCCACTTCATCATGCACTACCTGCCGGCCGGTATCGTCGGCCTGGTCATCGCGGGAGCCCTGGCTGCCGCCATGTCAACGCTCAGCGCCTGCATCAATGTCTCCAGCATGGTCGCCGTGGATGACATTTACCGCAAGTACATCAACCCCGGCGCGAGCGACCGTCGTCGCCTTCGCCTCGGCAAGCTCATCTCCCTTGCCGTCTCCCTCCTCATGATCGCCGGCGCCCTCCTCATCCATACCCTGGATGTCGTTACGCTTGCCGATTTCATGCTCGCGGCCGGCACGCTTATCACCATCGGCGTCCCCGCCATCTTCATTGCCGGCATGTTCACCCGCCGCGTGGATACCGCCGCGATCTGGACAGGCGTTATCGTTGCTCTCGCCTTCATGCTCTGGGTGATGCTCGGCAATGCCGGGCAACTGCCCGCCTGCATCAGCGTTCGCATCCCGCCTTACTATATCTCCATTCTCGGCAATCTCATCGCCCTCGCCGTAGCTCTCCCTCTCTCGCTCCTGCTCAGGCCCCGCCCACGTGACCTGACCAACCTCACGGTCTGGAACCAGACCTCCGCTTCGCTCGAATAA